TCAAACTCTGTGACGATCAAGAGaaacaagtttgtgtgtattgtAGCGTAGTTACACACCCGTCTAATCACCATCCTTTGACCCTTGTCTTTGGTCTTGGAGCAGTTGCAGGTCTTTTGCAGGTTTTTGGACCAGCGGATGCGATTTTCCTCAAATCTTCCTGGTTTCATCCGGGAGCTGCCCATCGCAGGTTTGACAGGAAGTCTGGTGTTGATTGTCCAAACGCAATTCTTGTGTGACTCCGCGTCCAGGAGTTGTGGCTGGACATCATGCCCCCGGCTCTCGTTGACGTCCTCTCACTGTGAGTTAGACGGGTGGTGATGGAAGACTGCACTGGTGCCCCGAGGGCAAATCGAACTtcaaagccaaggggctttgatcacaGAGTCACCTGTGTGTTACGTAACCTCGTATTATTGGGGGGGGGAACACGAGCTGATAAACATGTGGTAATATTTTTATGCTATTTTGTGACCTTTGTGAAACACTAACGTCCAACATCTGTTTCCAGATTTGATTGTTTTAGTgtctttttcagtgtttctcctctcttttatAATGCAAAGtgtctttgatttttttgaaaGGTGCCTCACAAAGAAAATGCATCGTTATTATTGTTAATATCACCACTATTCGTCTGCTGTGACCTATGacctgtgacctgtgacctgtgaACGACGCTGTGAGAGACGCCTCGGTGCATCGCCTCTTTCATTTGTACTGCGATTCCTCAGAGGAAAGAAATAAAGTTGGAGTTTGTCTCATGGTTTTCTGTCActcttttggtttttattcAGTTTGGCTGCGAGGAAAACACAAACGACATTATTTGTTTTGGGGCTTTCGAAACAAACCAGAAGCGCAAGTAGAATAAACTTGTTTTTGTTAAGCAATTTCCAgtcaccccaaccccccccccccccccaaaaaaaaaaagaattcttgATTTCTCAGAAATCACATGATCTGGGGGAAAACAGGCAGGTTCGTTGGCCAATAGGTACCAGAAAGTgattgtgaaataaaaacaaacaaagctggGGTAGCAGCTAAAATATGCTGCCATTTTTAATGCTGCAGGtctctttttaatatttttgcatttaaaaacacgCATAATTCCTCCCCCGGTTGCACTCAACTCCTGAAGCAGCCTGAGTTGGACTCTGGACACGGCAGAAAAGAGTTTCATGTTTTAGATTTCCTTTGAGAACAACGTGACCGGGTGGACAGCAGGGGGAGGGCAGAAGGCTCCAGTGATTGAGAAATAAAGGGGTGGATAAGCTGACTTCAGCCAGTCTGCTGGTCAGAGCGGAGCGGAGCTCTGAGCGGCAACATGAAGTTCCTGGCGGTTcccgtgctgctgctgatcgGGGTCATGAAGTCACAGTGTGCAAAGGATGCTAGGTAACTATAGAAACGGCTCCTTTGATGCAATTCCAAAGCGAACAGCTAATGTATCATCAGCACCTTTTGGAAACCTGTTAAACGATGGACTCAGACCGGATTCTGAACAGTCGTTTCATCCTCCCTTCCACTCTTCACCTGTGACGTGCAGATTCTTCATCTCGGCTCCTGGAGTCTTCCACGTGGGGGTGAACGAGAAGGTGTTTGTTCAGATGGGACCGTCTCATCTGCACAGGCCCATCACTCTCTACCTGGAGCATGAAACCAACAACGCCCTCCTGTCCGAGAAGAAGATTGTCTCGTTCACGGAGATGGGGCAGGTTCAAACCGCTGAGCTGATGGTGAGAGGGCCCCTCCACTCAGAATAATGATCATTCAAAAGGTGCTGCGAGGTTTATCTTTTTCTCCGTTTCCAGCTGGATAGGACAAGGCTGACAAACCTCCAAAAAGATCCCCAACGCTGGCCCACCTACATCACGTTGGTGGCAGAGAGCTCTTCCTTTAATCAGAGGGAGAAAACCAGGGTTCTGGTGTCGAAACACAGGGGCAGCATCTTCATTCAGACCGACCAGCCCATCTACAACCCCGACCAGAAAGGTTACAgtgaaaaatgttaaataaaagaaagtgaAATCCATGTGAAAAGTCATTTACTCTGCTCTCCACTTGTAGTGAACTACAGGATATTTACCCTGGACCACACCTTCAGACCTCTTCAGGAAGTCTTCCACATATCCGTGTTTGTGAGTAGATCTCCTCTCACTTGCGGGAATTAAGAGAATTTTGGAACAAGAGGAAATTGCATTTcccctttttaaaataactaATAATGATGACAGAATGCAGCTGGAAATAAGATCATGAAGATCCTTAAAAGTGCAAGAGGAGGAATACTCAAGGGCACATTTCCAATTCCAGCAGTCTCTAAGTATGCACAACAGACTTAAAGCATGTAACAGATCAATCAAACGTGCACTAATGACGTGATGTTTCCACAGACTGGGCATTTGGAAGATAACAGCCCATTATGACGACGACGAAGAGAACGTGGCGTCCCGAGAGTTTAAAGTCCAACAGTTTGGTGAGCGGAATCCGTTAGTTATGTGTGTTATGTCCTGTTTAAGTGTCATTGATTctactttttatttgtttatttatttatttacacactCCAGTTTTACCCAGCTTCGAAGTGAACATCGCCACGAGGGGGCGCTACATCCTGTTATCCGAAAGAGACTTTGATTTCCGCATATCGGCCACGTAAGTTCTGGCAGAGAAACAACCCAAAATTCATTTGGTCCATGTGTGAGAGCAAACACATCTCCAGGATACTGAGCTCATTAGATATAGACATCATGACTTCAAAcagaatgttttcaaatcttttcCACAATTAGGCACTAAAAAACTGACAAGGCCCCAAATTCGTCTTTTGTAGATATTCCCATGGTGAGACTGTTAAAGGAGCTTACCACTGCTACTTTGGAGTGGTGGACAAGGACACCGGGTCTGGTCAAACCAGGAAGCCCACCATCATCCAAGGAATGGTTCTGACTGGCTCGGTGAGGGCCCGTCCAACGTCTCCAAATCTAAACTTGTCTCCCACTCAACTTGTCTCTCCTCACATGTACTTCACACACTGATTTCCTGCAGGTTCAGGATGGAACCGCAGGCGCCTCCTTCCTGCTTGCGGGGGTAGACCTGCACCTCCGAAAGCACATGAACCAAACGCTCAACAAACTGCAGGAAAGAGGGTCGCAGCTCTATTTGAGAGTCATCGTCACCAATGTGCAAAGTAAAGTTGCACTCCTTTCCTGCAAGAAACTAAACGTTGGACTTCCCATAAACATTTGTATGTCCTGGTCCAGGTGGTGAAATGCAGGAGGCAGAGGTTTACCTTCCTATCGTGTCCCAGAAATACATCATCGACCTTTCCCGCACTCGCTCTCACTTCCTCCCAGGATATCCGCTAGATGTGGTGGTAAGTGTGAACACAGAGGTGCACACGAGTGGGGCAGGTTGGACTCTAAAATCTGTTGCACTTGGTTCTTGCAGGCCATTTTGCGCTTCCCTGAtggctccgcagcagccggagTTCCCGTAAACATCAAAGTGTCAACTTCAAAGAAATCTTGGCAAGGTCCTaccaaccagcagggggcagtgtcgACTGTGTTTAACATCCCCAGTGTAAGCCAGATCACTGTGGAGGTAAGAAGAGAACTGGATGGAACGGCACCTTTCCCTCCCTCAAACCCAGTTTAACGCCGTCACTGTGGCTTCACCAGGTGTCAGCGGATGGAGTTCAGCAGCGGAAAGACTTTGAAAGAGcaaagtctcccagcagcagctacCTTTACCTGAGTTACGCCAACAAGATCTACTCTGTGGGGGACCAACTGACTGTAGATTACAACAGCATCAACCCCCCAACGCAGGGCTTTATATACTACATGGTGAGGCATGTTCGGGAGCATCCATATATACTTCCATTTAGGGAAGAAAGCCTTTAAGCCCATCTGTTGTGTAGGTCCTGAGCCGCGGGGTCCTGAGAAAACAAGGCTCTCTCGGAATCGGCCTCTCAGTCAGAAACATCCTGCCGATAACAGTGGATCTGGTGCCATCCTTCCGTCTGATAGGGTACTACTACGATCAGAACGGGAACATCGTTGCTGACTCAGTGTGGGTGGAAGTCAGGGATAAATGTGAGATAAAGGTCAAGGTGAGTAAACAGAGGAGATAAGACTGCAGCCAgcgcagacaggaagtaaaccAACATAACACAATCTTCCACTGCTCTAAATCATATTCAGTGAGGACGCGAGTGGACGTCTTACAGATATCGTCTAGTTGAGATTGGATTTTATCGTAATCAAGGTGATGTACAGAAGAAATCAATGTTTTCACTGTCTAGGTTGAACCGAAAGGGCCCTTCAGGCCTGCAACACACTCTGTGGTGGAATTTGATTTACAtgggcagagcagcagagtggcGCTGCTGGCTGTAGATAAAGCCTTCTACGGCCTCCATGCTGACAACAGACTGACCCCAAAGCAGGTGACAGCATCCCCTACCCTTGCTTCACATGCCCCTGTACAACACAGTAAACCCGAGCTGTTGCTCCCCGTGCGCAGGTCTTCTCTACCATGCAGTCGTATGACATCGGCTGCTCCTACAGCGGTGGAGCAGACCCTGGACGTGTCCTGACAGAGGCCGGCTTGTCTTTTGTGACTCACTCTCAGTCCAAATGGAAAGCGAGTAAGTGCTGTTAGCTTTTTGGCGGGGCCAGACACAGAGAAGATTACATTTGTAGGCTGATAACAAGTTGATTTAATACCAGCATAAAGCGCCTCGCACGTTTACATTAAAGGACAATCATGCCCAGTAGCTGCGCTGATGGAGCGAGTGAGGTTTTTCAAAGCTTTCTGATAAACAGCCTTGTAGTCACGTCTGATGCATTGGATACACTTCCTTAAGGCACATTTCTCAGACACCGCATTTAATTTAGATACTTTAATGACACCATTTAGTCCTTGTTACTATCGCTGGACCACACTCGTGGTCATGTTAGGGTCTGATCAATGAGAACTGTGACCCCAGCTGGCACCATGACAATGAGGTTAATGAATCtgtcaaaacaacaaacacacctcACACCCACACCAACTGCCTGCATGTCCTATGTTAAGTGTACACATGTAATGAGGGAGATTTGATTCCTTTGTTTCTGCATTAACCCAAAAAACTACTGTATAACAACTGTAAATATTTTACACAACTTTTCCAGGTCTTGACTGCAAACTGCAACCTGGCCGACACAAGCGCTCGATAGACCCTGAGCAAGAAATGCTGAGCCTGAGTAGGACCTCATCACTATAAGGCTACATAACAAATAAGATGATTCAATGAGCTTTTGCTATGCATTGTCTCCTTCAGAGTACAATTATACGGATAAAAGCCTCCAAGAATGCTGCGCCAAGGGGTTTTCTCTCATCCCCATGAGGCGGACATGTGAGGAGCGAGCGCAGAGGATCTCCCTGATGGAGGGACAGTCTCCCTGTGTGGAGGTCTTCTTACATTGCTGCAGGGAAGGAGAGCGTCTGCGgaagcagaagatgaaggaggatgCCAGGAAGGGGCTGGGCAGGAGTAAGCTGTAATACCTGTTTGAGCACCTGGGGGGTCAGAGGTACATTacaaaaactttattttctcGCTCACAGCTACGAGTGTCGATGAGATCGAGGAGTTCTTTTTGGACTCGGCTGCTCAGTACATCCGGCGATATTTCCCTCCAAGCTTTGCCTTCACGGAATTTGATGTTAATGACAAAGGAAGGCAAGTGAAAATGCACAATATCCACCTTGGAAACTAACCAtttgtagccccccccccccctttccccatTCCCTTTGAAGCTGCATTGATTAAAGGAAAAATCGATATTTTAGGTACACTTTGGCTCTACCTGATTCCATCACCACATGGGAGCTTCAGGTCATCACTTTGTCTGCAGCCACAGGTGACAACAATGGCCTGTGGCTCatggatttgtttttcttctcattaaACAAGTTTCCTTCTTCTGTCCTCCAGGTTTCTGTGTAGCCGAGCCAACTGATATCAGGGCCTTCAAGGATACCTTTGTCAGTCTCAGACTGCCCTATTCTGTCAGGAAATATGAGCAACTAAGCATCGCACCAGTTATTTACAACTATGGCTTGGAGCCAATACAGGTGAGCGCCGCTGATGTCGACAGGAAGTTGAAGGGCAGAGGGTTAAAATCTGTCTTCTGCACCCTTGTAGTTGGCAGTTCACATGGAACAGAGCGAGGGGCTCTGCTCCCCCGGTTCAGCCACCTCCACATCTTTTGTTAACGTCGCCGTGGAGCCGCAGTCTTCCAAGtttgtctccttctctgccGTTCCCATGGTTACTGGCTCAATCCCCATTAAAATACGCCTCTATGATGTGGAGAACAACATGGGGATAGATGCAGTGGAGAAGACTTTAAATGTCTGGGTGAGTGAGTATTAAATTAACTTCTGGTCATTTTTGGTAGTATGAAAGTGTTGCGTGGACACTTAAATAAAACTTTAGATTGACTTTAAACATGCTGGTTTTTCACAACTTTATCAAGATCTTACAGTGGATTTgaagaatttaaataaaatctgtACAACTTACTAAGAACAAATTAAATCGGGGGCCACTAAAATAAGGTTTTCAAAACATGAgatattgtttttgtgtgtactGTATAATATTAGTAAAATGTtgctattttttcttttatatatatGGAAGAAGTGACAAATTAATATTCCTGTATTTGTCATTATTCGTTGTAGACATTTGACTGTTTTTGCATGTAATGTCAAAATGTAGGAAAGGTATTGAtttgtatttttagttttttccaattttttttgCAGACAGAAGGacaagagaagagagaagatcaAACAAGAATTTATAAGTTGAACGGTAAGATTTTGCGGGGCTTTTTAAATACACTATATGGTTTAATGTTATTTTGCTCTATTAATTGGTGGCACTGTGATTTTCTTgctattttattttcctgtctgcttttgaataaatgttcgcgtgtgtgtattttcaggAAGGAACGCCCAGAGTATCACCCTCGATGGAACGATACCAGATGAAACAGTCCCCGAATCTCAATCAAACATCTTTATCACAGCAGAAGGTGTGtgctgttaaacacacacacacacacacacacacacacacacacacacacacacacacacacacacacacttcacggGCCCTTGTGTTGCTCTCTGACAGAGGACGGCTTCACCCTCCAACGTGCAATGAGCCTCCTGTCTCCTGAGAAGGCTGCGGAACTGATCGTGTTACCGACTGGATGTTTGGAGCAGACCATGGTGAAGCTGGCTCCTACAGCTTCAGCCATCCGCTACCTTGACCTGAGTAATCAGTGGTCTAAACTGTCCGTTAACGCCAGAGATAAAGCCCTTGATAATCTGGAGAAAGGTAGGCCAGCGGGTGTTAAGCTAAACCCTTGTTTATATTGAAAGGTTAAACGCAATGAATAAAGTTAGCGCAAACAAAGAAGGGAAAAATAACTTTCTAACACCAAACAGAATTTAAAATGGTGCTGTGGATGTGAACTAGCAGTGTTTTAAACAAGCATTACTTTCTTTACCAGGTTACATACACATTTtaggaaagaaagacaaaagatcTGGAGCTTATGGAACATTCGCAAATTCGCCATACAGTAACTGGTGAGCTTTCAATGCTTCCAGCCATAAAGTAGGCCTGAGCTTGGCCTGTATCTCATAAATGCCTTCTGTTTAACAGGATGACTGCACTGATGGTGAAAGTTCTCTCAATGATAGCAGAGCGTCAGGGTGAGGCCATCGGGTTGCAGGGCAGGAAAACTAGATTTGTGCCGTTAGAGGAGATCAGACACTCAGTCAGGTACCTTCTGTCTGTACAGAAGGACTTCGGCTCCTTTGGTGACCCGCATCCAGTCAAAAACATAGGAGTTCTGGTAATCGCCACTCCTGACCTGTTTTCATTTATAATGACATTTGATTTAAATGCGTCGGTTTTTCATCGCAGCATGGCGAAAATGGGAAAGCATCTATGACGGCGTTCATAGCGCTTGCTCTTCACCGATCCCGTCAGTTCCTGTCGACTGAAGATAAAGATAAAGTGGTGAGACGATAAAAAGAGTTCTGGGATTTCcccagtcactcagtctggcgTTCAGCTGTAATCTAATCATCTTGCGCCATGTAGCAATGCTTTTATTGCCTTTGCTACCAAGCATTCCACAAAACAAAGCCgactttgtgtttatttgtttgaagGATGTAAGCATTGCAAGAGCAACGAATTACCTCCTGTCACAAATGGAGAAGCTCAACCATCCCTACGCCGTCGCCATAACAGTGTATAGCCTCGCAGTCTGTCTACCGAAGGAAACGGATCACTCAGCCTCCTGGGAAAAACTCACAGCGTTGGCAACGAGAGGCAGGTCAAATGGAAACAACCGACCAGAACTGCTCACGAGAATAACACAGATCAGTTTTAGACTGGACGTCTACTTGAGCAACATTCTGTTAGCTAGTCCTCTCTCATGTATGTGCGCTCGGAACCGTCTTGAGCGTTTTCTCATTTCCAGGGGAAAATGGCTGCTACCTGTGGACGACTGACCCAAGCCGGGACAATCAGAAGGCAGCCACAGCCATTACAGTAGACAGCACGTCCTACGCCCTTCTAGCTGCAGTGAAACTTGGGAAGATTGAGTTTTCAGACCAAATAGCTTGTTGGCTAACCACCCAGGAAAACTATCTCGGAGGTTTCAAATCGTCTCAGGTGATGAAGAACCTGAGATTCATTCAACTACCTCAGAGACATTCTGACACGTTCTTCTTGTCCAGGACACCCTCAATGCTTTGGATGCTCTTGCGGAGTACTCGCTGACGAAGTCTGCCCCTCCCGAAGTGAACGCAGTGGCAGAGTTCACCGTCCAGGGAAGGAATGATGTCATacggctggagctggagaacaggAAAAGCCGCGTGGAAACGAACCTGAAGGTACCGATCACCATCCAAAATGTTCTCTGCTAAATGATTCAacttctcatccctctctccctccctcccctggcGGTCGTTGCAGAAATTTGCAGGGAACCAGATTAAGGTGCATCTGACGGGAAATGGGAACATCAAGTTAAAAGTAAGATGAAATTCATGTCTGGAAAATAGAGGTACAGAAAATACCCATCCATTAATGTCAATTTTCAGGTTTTAAAATCTTACTATCTGATGCAACCGAAGAGTGAGTGTAACAAGGTGTCCATCAGCGTCACGGTGGAGGGGAAGGTTCAGTACACAGGTGAGTTTACGACAGACTCCAACTAatcacaaacaggaaataacaCGAACATTCCTCCACAGATCAAATCATTGACGACTATAACTATTACGATGAGTACACGGGCATCGAGAACATAGAGACAAGCGGGGGGACTCGAAACAGGAGGGACGCTGACAACAGCGTGGCCGCGGGTGAAACAGTCACCTACCACATCTGTGTCAGGTTAGTTGGTGAGATCTCTGCCACAGTGTCAacgctgtgtttgtgtgtctggatGTTTTCTGCTCTGTTGTGCAGTCATAGCGTCCACAGAAACCTCTCAGGAATGGCCATTGCTGACATCACACTTCTGAGCGGATTCGAGGTTGAAACTCAGGACATGGACAAGGTAGCTGGCCTCCGTTTGTTTTGGATATTGAAACACGATCTAATAGTAATGAGATATGATGGAACTTAATGGTCTTTGATTCTTTCCTTCTAGCTGAAAGCAAAACCtgaaaaatacatttcccaTTATGAGCTTT
The DNA window shown above is from Takifugu flavidus isolate HTHZ2018 chromosome 10, ASM371156v2, whole genome shotgun sequence and carries:
- the c4b gene encoding complement C4-B codes for the protein MKFLAVPVLLLIGVMKSQCAKDARFFISAPGVFHVGVNEKVFVQMGPSHLHRPITLYLEHETNNALLSEKKIVSFTEMGQVQTAELMLDRTRLTNLQKDPQRWPTYITLVAESSSFNQREKTRVLVSKHRGSIFIQTDQPIYNPDQKVNYRIFTLDHTFRPLQEVFHISVFNAAGNKIMKILKSARGGILKGTFPIPAVSKLGIWKITAHYDDDEENVASREFKVQQFVLPSFEVNIATRGRYILLSERDFDFRISATYSHGETVKGAYHCYFGVVDKDTGSGQTRKPTIIQGMVLTGSVQDGTAGASFLLAGVDLHLRKHMNQTLNKLQERGSQLYLRVIVTNVQSGEMQEAEVYLPIVSQKYIIDLSRTRSHFLPGYPLDVVAILRFPDGSAAAGVPVNIKVSTSKKSWQGPTNQQGAVSTVFNIPSVSQITVEVSADGVQQRKDFERAKSPSSSYLYLSYANKIYSVGDQLTVDYNSINPPTQGFIYYMVLSRGVLRKQGSLGIGLSVRNILPITVDLVPSFRLIGYYYDQNGNIVADSVWVEVRDKCEIKVKVEPKGPFRPATHSVVEFDLHGQSSRVALLAVDKAFYGLHADNRLTPKQVFSTMQSYDIGCSYSGGADPGRVLTEAGLSFVTHSQSKWKASLDCKLQPGRHKRSIDPEQEMLSLKYNYTDKSLQECCAKGFSLIPMRRTCEERAQRISLMEGQSPCVEVFLHCCREGERLRKQKMKEDARKGLGRTTSVDEIEEFFLDSAAQYIRRYFPPSFAFTEFDVNDKGRYTLALPDSITTWELQVITLSAATGFCVAEPTDIRAFKDTFVSLRLPYSVRKYEQLSIAPVIYNYGLEPIQLAVHMEQSEGLCSPGSATSTSFVNVAVEPQSSKFVSFSAVPMVTGSIPIKIRLYDVENNMGIDAVEKTLNVWTEGQEKREDQTRIYKLNGRNAQSITLDGTIPDETVPESQSNIFITAEEDGFTLQRAMSLLSPEKAAELIVLPTGCLEQTMVKLAPTASAIRYLDLSNQWSKLSVNARDKALDNLEKGYIHILGKKDKRSGAYGTFANSPYSNWMTALMVKVLSMIAERQGEAIGLQGRKTRFVPLEEIRHSVRYLLSVQKDFGSFGDPHPVKNIGVLHGENGKASMTAFIALALHRSRQFLSTEDKDKVDVSIARATNYLLSQMEKLNHPYAVAITVYSLAVCLPKETDHSASWEKLTALATRGENGCYLWTTDPSRDNQKAATAITVDSTSYALLAAVKLGKIEFSDQIACWLTTQENYLGGFKSSQDTLNALDALAEYSLTKSAPPEVNAVAEFTVQGRNDVIRLELENRKSRVETNLKKFAGNQIKVHLTGNGNIKLKVLKSYYLMQPKSECNKVSISVTVEGKVQYTDQIIDDYNYYDEYTGIENIETSGGTRNRRDADNSVAAGETVTYHICVSHSVHRNLSGMAIADITLLSGFEVETQDMDKLKAKPEKYISHYELSHGRVLIYFNRLFQNEECISFDAQQKVPVGLLQPAAAVFYDYYEPSIQCTVFYSAPKRSKLISKLCSEDVCQCAERPCHKLKNTFQSQSGRYIKKSDRLQHACFIPTVDYAYIVEVFNISMKSNFEVYEARLKDVLRTHGDVSVKVDSVRVFLKRGQCKANLDLGKEYLIMGKDGSTRDSRGMIQYLLESNTWVERKPLPIDCRKSAHKQACKEFFAFTVEYKLNGCRQ